A portion of the Thermodesulfobacteriota bacterium genome contains these proteins:
- a CDS encoding amino acid ABC transporter substrate-binding protein — translation MRKLRILSLVVLAAMAGGVVQAGETLDAVRKKGFIQVGVNGSLFGFGMPDEKGEWKGLDVDTARAIAAALFGDASKVKYTPLTAQQRFTALQSGEVDVLCRNATRTLTRETQLGLDFVQVNYYDGQGFMVPKKMGIKSARELGGAAVCVLPGTTTESNAADYFRLHKMEWKPVVIESTAEVGKAFFAGRCDVYTSDASQLAGQRASAPNPDDYALLPEIISKEPLAPAVRQGDDAWREVVNFAVLALIEAEELGITSGNVDAMLQSADPRVQRFLGVSEGNGKALGLDEKWAYHVVKQVGNYGEVFERNVGVKTSLKLERGLNALWTNGGLMYSPPFK, via the coding sequence ATGCGAAAGCTTCGAATCCTGTCGCTGGTGGTGCTGGCCGCAATGGCGGGGGGCGTGGTCCAGGCCGGCGAGACCCTGGACGCCGTGCGCAAGAAGGGCTTCATCCAGGTGGGCGTCAACGGCAGCCTCTTCGGCTTCGGCATGCCCGACGAAAAGGGCGAGTGGAAGGGGCTGGACGTGGACACGGCCCGGGCCATCGCCGCCGCGCTCTTCGGCGACGCGAGCAAGGTCAAGTACACGCCGCTCACCGCGCAGCAGCGGTTCACAGCCCTCCAGTCCGGGGAGGTGGACGTGCTCTGCCGCAACGCCACCCGCACCCTGACCCGCGAGACCCAGCTCGGCCTGGACTTCGTACAGGTGAACTACTACGACGGCCAGGGCTTCATGGTGCCCAAGAAGATGGGCATCAAGAGCGCCCGAGAGCTCGGCGGCGCCGCCGTGTGCGTGCTCCCCGGCACCACCACCGAGTCCAACGCGGCGGACTACTTCCGCCTCCACAAGATGGAGTGGAAGCCCGTGGTGATCGAGAGCACCGCCGAGGTGGGCAAGGCCTTCTTCGCCGGACGGTGCGACGTGTACACGTCGGACGCTTCCCAGTTGGCCGGGCAGCGGGCCTCCGCGCCCAATCCGGACGATTACGCCCTCCTGCCCGAGATCATCTCCAAGGAGCCCTTGGCCCCCGCGGTGCGCCAGGGCGACGACGCCTGGCGGGAGGTCGTGAACTTCGCTGTGCTGGCCCTGATCGAGGCCGAGGAGCTCGGCATCACGTCGGGCAACGTGGACGCGATGCTCCAGAGCGCCGACCCCAGGGTGCAGCGCTTCCTCGGAGTGAGCGAGGGCAACGGAAAGGCCCTCGGACTGGACGAGAAGTGGGCCTACCACGTGGTCAAGCAGGTGGGCAACTACGGCGAGGTCTTCGAGCGCAACGTCGGAGTGAAGACCTCCCTCAAGCTGGAGCGGGGGCTCAACGCCCTGTGGACGAACGGCGGGCTGATGTACTCGCCCCCGTTCAAGTAG